One Natronolimnobius sp. AArcel1 genomic region harbors:
- a CDS encoding glutamate--cysteine ligase produces MERGSRESFTRMGTLGIEEECFIVDERGRPTSGTDELVYEHDPPEILEGKLDHELFKFVIETQTPLIEDPQNARDALLEIRQALLTHAHDHGYDIAAAGLHPLAKWRELEHAEKPRYRAQLDRIQYPQHRNTTAGVHVHVGVDDADKAVWIANELRWYVPIMLALSANSPYWNGFDTGLESARAKIFEALPNTGMPTYFEDFDAFDRFERRMLETESINDRGELWYDVRPHTAHGTVELRTPDGQADPDIVMAFVEYAHALVEALAEDYEDGASGYAQTHRRELLDEHKWRAIRYGHDAALLDREMEGTLELGELVDRECERLGIDGIKDVYERDSGAEKQRRLLEEEGPDALCESLLLEGE; encoded by the coding sequence ATGGAACGCGGGTCTCGAGAATCGTTTACGCGCATGGGGACGCTGGGCATCGAAGAGGAGTGTTTTATCGTCGACGAGCGCGGCCGCCCCACGAGCGGCACCGACGAACTCGTCTACGAACACGACCCACCCGAAATCCTCGAGGGCAAACTCGATCACGAACTGTTTAAATTCGTCATCGAGACCCAGACACCTCTGATCGAAGACCCACAGAACGCCCGCGACGCACTGCTCGAGATCCGACAGGCGTTGCTCACACACGCCCACGACCACGGCTACGATATCGCGGCCGCCGGCTTGCACCCACTTGCGAAGTGGCGCGAACTCGAGCACGCCGAAAAACCACGCTACCGGGCACAACTCGACCGGATTCAGTACCCACAGCACCGGAACACGACCGCGGGCGTCCACGTCCACGTCGGCGTTGATGACGCCGATAAGGCGGTCTGGATCGCCAACGAACTGCGGTGGTACGTCCCGATCATGCTCGCGCTGTCGGCCAACTCACCGTACTGGAACGGGTTCGACACTGGTCTCGAGTCCGCCCGCGCGAAGATTTTCGAGGCCTTACCGAACACTGGCATGCCGACCTATTTCGAGGATTTCGACGCGTTCGACCGGTTCGAACGTCGCATGCTCGAGACAGAGTCGATCAACGACCGGGGCGAACTCTGGTACGACGTGCGCCCGCATACGGCCCACGGCACAGTCGAACTGCGCACGCCTGATGGACAGGCAGACCCCGACATTGTGATGGCGTTCGTCGAGTACGCCCACGCACTGGTTGAGGCGCTCGCCGAGGACTACGAAGACGGCGCGTCGGGCTATGCTCAGACCCACCGCAGAGAACTGCTCGACGAACACAAGTGGCGAGCCATCCGCTACGGCCACGACGCAGCCCTGCTCGACCGCGAGATGGAGGGCACACTCGAGTTGGGCGAACTCGTCGACCGAGAGTGTGAGCGCCTCGGTATCGACGGCATCAAAGACGTCTACGAACGCGACAGCGGGGCCGAGAAACAGCGACGGCTACTCGAGGAAGAGGGCCCGGACGCCCTCTGTGAGTCGCTGTTGCTCGAGGGCGAGTAA
- a CDS encoding DoxX family protein, producing the protein MATGSGRQPAERTLDANLLGSNVSFNYSETWLAYSIFGLRLVMAWVFLQAGLEKWAEGGWGDPLAWSSAGFLNNAVADANPLAGLFTWFGEFATIVDPMVIFGQILIGLALLFGLFFRFAALMGAVQMLFFWTAAWQGGLMDGFPVDNGFFIDSSFVYMLLLFGLAAWGAGRILGIDATLEQSDIVQQNPWLRYLLG; encoded by the coding sequence ATGGCAACTGGAAGTGGTCGACAACCGGCAGAACGCACGCTCGATGCGAACCTCCTCGGCAGCAACGTCTCGTTCAACTACTCCGAAACCTGGCTGGCGTACTCCATCTTTGGACTTCGACTCGTCATGGCCTGGGTCTTCCTGCAAGCCGGCCTCGAGAAGTGGGCCGAAGGCGGCTGGGGCGACCCACTGGCGTGGTCGTCAGCCGGCTTCCTGAACAACGCAGTCGCCGATGCAAACCCGCTTGCCGGGCTGTTCACCTGGTTCGGCGAGTTTGCAACCATCGTTGATCCAATGGTGATCTTCGGACAGATCTTGATTGGGCTGGCGCTCCTGTTCGGACTCTTCTTCCGATTTGCCGCGCTGATGGGTGCCGTTCAGATGCTGTTTTTCTGGACTGCTGCCTGGCAGGGCGGCCTCATGGACGGCTTCCCGGTCGACAACGGCTTCTTCATTGACAGCTCGTTTGTCTACATGCTGTTGCTGTTCGGACTCGCTGCCTGGGGTGCCGGTCGAATCCTTGGCATCGATGCAACGCTCGAGCAGTCCGATATCGTTCAGCAGAACCCGTGGCTGCGCTACCTGTTAGGGTAA